In one window of Desulfurella sp. DNA:
- the hxsC gene encoding His-Xaa-Ser system radical SAM maturase HxsC: MKSYKGTPYNINNTIIGKVTHKNNFFLKRKNYVILCNEKCSHLYGYSGAIFISPPALNIPKKIPYIYYNDNRMLSDLKDDDVVLLNPDGSINVLWETESNDNVFFLTNQCNCKCIQCPQPPHEDPQGLFELNLKILNLIDPQKTNNLCITGGEPTILGDRFIGFLKKCADTFPESNITILTNGTQFSNFEFTKQVCSIKAKNLLICISLYADTYILHDRITRLKGSFYNTVKGIQNIAKFYKNIEIRFVISKLNYQRLLSFAIFVYRNFPFVTHVAFMGLEMTGYAEKNLNEVWIDPVDYKDYLKSAVLELERRDINVSIYNIPLCLLPKDIWRFSRKSISNWKNDYLPICKNCDMQEMCCGIFTTSAFQSNNIKPIVIDKNQT; this comes from the coding sequence ATGAAATCATACAAAGGAACACCTTATAATATAAATAATACGATTATCGGAAAAGTAACTCATAAAAATAATTTTTTTTTAAAAAGAAAAAATTATGTTATTTTATGCAATGAAAAATGTAGCCATTTATATGGTTACTCTGGAGCAATATTCATCTCACCTCCTGCGTTAAATATTCCAAAAAAAATACCTTATATATATTACAATGATAACCGGATGCTCAGCGATTTAAAAGATGATGATGTTGTATTGTTAAATCCTGACGGTAGCATAAATGTCCTTTGGGAAACTGAATCGAACGATAATGTTTTTTTTCTTACCAATCAATGTAATTGTAAATGTATACAATGCCCACAACCACCTCATGAAGATCCGCAAGGATTATTTGAGCTTAATTTAAAAATCTTAAATCTTATTGATCCTCAAAAAACAAATAATTTATGTATAACTGGTGGAGAGCCGACAATATTAGGAGATAGATTTATTGGTTTTTTGAAAAAATGCGCTGATACTTTTCCTGAAAGCAATATTACTATACTTACCAATGGAACTCAATTCAGTAACTTTGAATTTACTAAACAAGTATGTAGTATTAAAGCTAAAAATCTTTTAATCTGTATAAGCTTATATGCGGATACATATATATTGCATGATAGAATTACACGATTGAAAGGAAGTTTTTATAATACTGTTAAAGGTATTCAAAATATTGCTAAATTTTACAAAAATATAGAAATAAGGTTTGTTATTAGCAAGCTTAATTATCAAAGACTCTTATCTTTCGCAATTTTTGTTTACAGAAACTTTCCTTTTGTAACACATGTTGCTTTTATGGGTCTTGAGATGACAGGTTATGCTGAAAAAAACTTAAATGAGGTATGGATAGATCCTGTTGACTACAAAGATTATTTGAAAAGTGCAGTTTTAGAGCTAGAAAGAAGAGATATAAATGTTTCAATATACAACATTCCTTTATGTCTTCTCCCAAAAGACATTTGGCGTTTCTCAAGAAAATCAATTTCTAATTGGAAAAATGATTATTTACCTATATGTAAAAATTGTGATATGCAAGAAATGTGCTGCGGTATTTTTACTACTTCTGCTTTTCAAAGCAATAACATTAAACCAATTGTTATTGACAAAAACCAAACTTAA